The Candidatus Methanoperedens sp. genome contains a region encoding:
- a CDS encoding type II toxin-antitoxin system HicB family antitoxin, which translates to MKFKVLLEKDEDGWYVATVPSLPGCISQGKTEKEAQENIKDAIELHISMLAEDGIPITPHAGIKETMVSVAI; encoded by the coding sequence ATGAAATTTAAAGTATTACTGGAAAAAGACGAAGACGGCTGGTATGTGGCTACAGTGCCATCTTTACCCGGCTGTATATCCCAGGGCAAAACAGAAAAAGAAGCCCAGGAAAACATTAAGGATGCTATCGAGTTGCATATATCGATGTTGGCGGAAGATGGTATTCCGATAACTCCCCATGCCGGAATTAAAGAAACAATGGTTTCTGTTGCCATATGA